Genomic window (Acidobacteriota bacterium):
GTCTTTGGACTGTAGTCCGTAGGAATCAAGCACCTGCACTTCGTAGCGTCCCTGCACATAGACGCCGCTGTTGGCGCGCGCCTGTCCGGTTTTATCAGCCATCAAAGGCAGCCAGAATTCGACATGCAGATGGCAATCGCCGAAAACTTCTTTGGTATAAATGTCGCCGGTTCCGGGCGCGACTTCCATATAACCATCTTTGATTTTCCATTTGGCGTCGCCGCCTTTGCGTGACACCCATTGCGAAAGGTCTTTGCCGTCAAACAAAATTTTTGCCTGTTTTGGAATGTCTGCCATAATCGTTTCCTTATTTGCTTCGTTCGTTGAACTGTTGGGCTGTACCATACAGGCGGCGCTGAATGTCAGTCCGGTTGCTAAGAAATCGCGACGTTCCATGAGACCTCCAATTAGGAATGTGATAAATCAATGCGGCACTTTACTACGTTTCGCCATAGCTTTCCACTTCGCGGATTCAATGAGGCAAACTCGACAAGTTTTTTTCAGCACAGG
Coding sequences:
- a CDS encoding DUF1080 domain-containing protein: MERRDFLATGLTFSAACMVQPNSSTNEANKETIMADIPKQAKILFDGKDLSQWVSRKGGDAKWKIKDGYMEVAPGTGDIYTKEVFGDCHLHVEFWLPLMADKTGQARANSGVYVQGRYEVQVLDSYGLQSKDNDCGGIYKIAAPLVNACRKPEEWQSYDIAFRAPRLESDVVKEKPRITVFHNGVMIHNNLEIPFLTGGALDNDMRKPGPLLLQDHHDLVRYRNVWVMPF